One window from the genome of Alnus glutinosa chromosome 13, dhAlnGlut1.1, whole genome shotgun sequence encodes:
- the LOC133854345 gene encoding NADPH HC-toxin reductase 1-like isoform X1, translating into MLNRKKNWITMEENSNSRVCVTGASGYIGSWLAKKLLEKGYTVHATLRNLGDTSKVDLLKSLPNADNRLVLFQADIYNPSDFEPAIKGCEYVFHVATPMQHDTQSSQYKDTAGAAVAGVRTIADSCIRSQTVKRLIYTASLTASSPLTEDGASFKSCIDESCWTPFHDISFTYANDFLLGYTKSKTLAEKEVLKYNEYENGRLEVVTLACGLVGGETLLPYVPTSVEVILSPLTSNLSWFNAFKFLQEVWGSIALVHIEDVCQAHIFCMEKPSMKGRFLCAATNPTISEIAIYFQEKFPEYEIAKEFLEGPNQGVVRCDSSKLMKMGFDYVYDENKILDDSVACGRRCGALM; encoded by the exons ATGCTgaatagaaaaaagaattgGATCACAATGGAGGAGAACAGCAACAGTAGAGTCTGCGTGACAGGAGCTTCTGGATATATTGGCTCTTGGCTTGCCAAAAAGCTTTTAGAGAAAGGTTATACAGTCCATGCAACTCTCAGGAActtgg GAGACACGTCCAAAGTGGATCTCCTCAAGTCCTTACCCAACGCAGACAACAGATTGGTGCTATTTCAAGCTGATATTTACAATCCCTCTGATTTTGAACCCGCAATTAAAGGGTGCGAATATGTCTTTCATGTGGCCACTCCGATGCAACATGACACCCAAAGCTCCCAG TACAAGGATACAGCTGGAGCTGCTGTTGCCGGGGTTAGGACCATCGCTGATTCATGCATCCGCTCACAAACAGTTAAGCGACTCATCTACACTGCGTCTTTGACGGCATCGTCACCATTAACAGAAGATGGAGCTTCTTTTAAGTCTTGCATTGATGAATCCTGTTGGACACCCTTTCATGATATCTCATTCACTTATGCCAATGATTTTCTACTG GGATACACTAAATCAAAGACCTTAGCGGAGAAAGAGGTGCTGAAATATAATGAATATGAAAATGGTAGACTCGAAGTTGTAACACTAGCTTGTGGCCTAGTGGGAGGAGAAACTCTCCTTCCATATGTACCTACAAGTGTGGAAGTAATTTTATCACCACTCACCAGCAATTTGTCTTGGTTTAATGCATTCAAATTTTTGCAAGAAGTTTGGGGTTCAATTGCTCTTGTACACATTGAAGACGTTTGTCAAGCACATATCTTCTGCATGGAAAAACCATCAATGAAAGGTAGATTCCTCTGTGCTGCCACCAATCCAACCATCAGTGAAATTGCAATTTACTTCCAAGAAAAGTTTCCGGAATACGAGATAGCAAAAGA ATTTTTGGAAGGACCAAATCAAGGAGTAGTTAGATGTGATTCCTCAAAGCTGATGAAGATGGGGTTTGACTATGTATACGATGAGAATAAAATATTAGATGACAGTGTGGCATGTGGAAGGCGATGTGGAGCTCTAATGTAA
- the LOC133854345 gene encoding NADPH HC-toxin reductase 1-like isoform X2, with translation MLNRKKNWITMEENSNSRVCVTGASGYIGSWLAKKLLEKGYTVHATLRNLGDTSKVDLLKSLPNADNRLVLFQADIYNPSDFEPAIKGCEYVFHVATPMQHDTQSSQYKDTAGAAVAGVRTIADSCIRSQTVKRLIYTASLTASSPLTEDGASFKSCIDESCWTPFHDISFTYANDFLLGYTKSKTLAEKEVLKYNEYENGRLEVVTLACGLVGGETLLPYVPTSVEVILSPLTSNLSWFNAFKFLQEVWGSIALVHIEDVCQAHIFCMEKPSMKGRFLCAATNPTISEIAIYFQEKFPEYEIAKESRSS, from the exons ATGCTgaatagaaaaaagaattgGATCACAATGGAGGAGAACAGCAACAGTAGAGTCTGCGTGACAGGAGCTTCTGGATATATTGGCTCTTGGCTTGCCAAAAAGCTTTTAGAGAAAGGTTATACAGTCCATGCAACTCTCAGGAActtgg GAGACACGTCCAAAGTGGATCTCCTCAAGTCCTTACCCAACGCAGACAACAGATTGGTGCTATTTCAAGCTGATATTTACAATCCCTCTGATTTTGAACCCGCAATTAAAGGGTGCGAATATGTCTTTCATGTGGCCACTCCGATGCAACATGACACCCAAAGCTCCCAG TACAAGGATACAGCTGGAGCTGCTGTTGCCGGGGTTAGGACCATCGCTGATTCATGCATCCGCTCACAAACAGTTAAGCGACTCATCTACACTGCGTCTTTGACGGCATCGTCACCATTAACAGAAGATGGAGCTTCTTTTAAGTCTTGCATTGATGAATCCTGTTGGACACCCTTTCATGATATCTCATTCACTTATGCCAATGATTTTCTACTG GGATACACTAAATCAAAGACCTTAGCGGAGAAAGAGGTGCTGAAATATAATGAATATGAAAATGGTAGACTCGAAGTTGTAACACTAGCTTGTGGCCTAGTGGGAGGAGAAACTCTCCTTCCATATGTACCTACAAGTGTGGAAGTAATTTTATCACCACTCACCAGCAATTTGTCTTGGTTTAATGCATTCAAATTTTTGCAAGAAGTTTGGGGTTCAATTGCTCTTGTACACATTGAAGACGTTTGTCAAGCACATATCTTCTGCATGGAAAAACCATCAATGAAAGGTAGATTCCTCTGTGCTGCCACCAATCCAACCATCAGTGAAATTGCAATTTACTTCCAAGAAAAGTTTCCGGAATACGAGATAGCAAAAG AATCAAGGAGTAGTTAG